In the Quercus lobata isolate SW786 chromosome 5, ValleyOak3.0 Primary Assembly, whole genome shotgun sequence genome, one interval contains:
- the LOC115990420 gene encoding uncharacterized protein LOC115990420, which translates to MEKDKGKTVKFNQPWKGKSSHNSSKKNTTKYPPRAVQKCAHYGRPHSGECRAANNTCFRCGKPGHFIRDCPNNPNKGNSNAGSGQKRPMVQGRVFALTKQDAQVASDVVSGTLNLCSKAAHVFFDSGSSHSFVSPTFADMLHMSPELLDCELWVSTPSGVILCA; encoded by the coding sequence ATGGAAAAAGATAAAGGTAAGACAGTGAAATTTAATCAGCCCTGGAAAGGAAAATCTTCCCATAACTCCTCTAAGAAGAATACCACTAAGTACCCGCCAAGAGCTGTACAAAAATGTGCCCATTATGGAAGGCCTCATTCTGGGGAGTGCCGTGCTGCCAACAATACATGTTTTCGTTGTGGCAAACCTGGGCATTTTATTAGGGATTGCCCAAATAATCCTAACAAGGGAAACTCCAATGCTGGAAGTGGACAAAAGAGGCCAATGGTCCAGGGAAGAGTTTTTGCCCTCACTAAACAAGATGCACAAGTAGCATCGGATGTGGTATCAGGTACTCTCAATCTTTGCTCTAAAGCTGCTCATGTTTTCTTTGATTCTGGCTCTTCACACTCTTTTGTATCCCCTACTTTTGCTGATATGTTACATATGAGTCCTGAGTTGTTGGATTGTGAACTATGGGTGTCTACTCCTTCGGGTGTAATTTTGTGTGCTTAA
- the LOC115990421 gene encoding uncharacterized protein LOC115990421: MQASDISNVCNQLLEEIAQRAANIHPPAGVSQGSTQEAFLKQRPPSFSGTTSPLEAESWVFKMEKIFKFLGCTDSQKVNYATYMFKGPAEIWWKSAKRLLLEGRGDNAQISWAEFVKKFYEQYFTECFRDKQVENFVELVQGSMGVAQYEAKFAELSRFAPHLVSTEALRVKKFRKGLNFKIKQRLTTS, from the coding sequence ATGCAAGCTTCAGATATAAGTAATGTATGCAACCAATTGTTGGAGGAGATTGCCCAAAGGGCAGCTAATATCCATCCTCCAGCTGGAGTTAGCCAAGGTTCTACCCAAGAGGCTTTTCTAAAGCAAAGGCCACCTTCTTTTAGTGGGACTACGAGTCCATTAGAAGCGGAAAGTTGGGtttttaaaatggaaaagatCTTTAAATTCCTTGGATGTACAGATTCTCAGAAGGTGAATTATGCTACGTATATGTTTAAAGGTCCTGCTGAAATATGGTGGAAGTCAGCAAAGAGACTTCTCTTAGAAGGAAGAGGTGATAATGCTCAGATTAGTTGGGCAGAATTTGTGAAGAAATTTTATGAGCAATATTTTACAGAATGTTTCAGAGATAAacaagttgaaaattttgttgaactGGTCCAAGGGAGTATGGGGGTTGCTCAATATGAAGCAAAGTTTGCTGAGTTGTCTCGTTTTGCTCCTCACCTTGTTTCTACTGAGGCTTTAAGGGTTAAGAAGTTTCGCAAAGGGCtgaatttcaaaatcaaacaacgTTTAACTACTTCTTGA